ATCGGCGGTTCTACTGCCTTTACATGTTAAAAAAGGGGTGGTGGACGCTTATGAGGTTTTGGTATGTGGGGGTGCACACAAAGAAGCATTCAATAATGCATTGAATGGGAAGTTTGATGAGGCTTTGGGCGATTGTGGGCGGATCAAGATATCGGATCCGAACCCACAATGGGTTATGGAGGCCATGCCAGGGCCTCGAGTCATGGGTGACATGGTGTTGCTCCCGAATGGGCATGTTTTGATTATCAATGGTGCTACGAAAGGAGTTGCAGGGTGGGATCTAGGGCGGGACCCAGCTTTCCACCCTGTAATTTACAGACCCGATAATAAAATCGGGTCTAGGTTTGAGGAGCAGAATCCAAGCGATATACCGCGAGTGTACCATTCCACTGCGGTTTTGTTAAGAGATGGTCGCGTTCTTGTTGCTGGAAGTAACCCTCACGAAAAATACGAATTCGGGAACGTGCTTTTCCCTACCGAATTGAGAGTCGAGTCGTTTTCACCGGATTATTTGGAACCAGTAAGTGCAGATTCACGGCCTGAAATAACCGCGCCCAATAATAACCTTGAGATGCAGTATGGAAAACATTTCGATATCTCATTCACCGTAAAAGGCCCTGTGGACCCGAATATGATCTCCGTGACAATGTTGGCACCACCGTTTAACACGCACTCGTTTTCTATGAACCAAAGGCTGTTGTTTCTTGATAGCGACGTGCCCGTCAAGGATGCGGGAGAAAATAGCTATACTGTCGGTGTGACCGCGCCTCCTTCGGCCAACATTGCTCCAGGAGGATATTATTTGGTGTTTGTGGTACATAAAGATGTTCCAAGTCCAGGGATATGGGCAAAGATTGAGTGATAAGTATTAGCAAGAAACCGTACCACTATTGTATTGGTTTGTTACTGTTCTTTTTAAATTGTCTTACTTTCAACGGACCACTCAATGAGTGCAAAAGTTGTCTGATTAAAGTGTTACTGAAAGGTTGTATGTGAAGATTGTCAA
This is a stretch of genomic DNA from Helianthus annuus cultivar XRQ/B chromosome 16, HanXRQr2.0-SUNRISE, whole genome shotgun sequence. It encodes these proteins:
- the LOC110917778 gene encoding aldehyde oxidase GLOX1, whose protein sequence is MALSTSILFQHLLLFLFIFHHPPPCSAAGGSWSLLVENAGVSAMHMQLLPNDRVVMFDRTEFGKSAINLPKCLPDLADCSAHSVEFDVEKKTIRPLTIRTDTWCSSGSLTPDGNLVQTGGNGNGAKGIRVYKSCDTCDWQETPNGMAKGRWYATNHILPDHRQIVIGGRQEFNYEFVPKGAGDDQAIDLPFLAQTNDVNENNLYPPTFLYSDGNLFIFANNRAILFDYVKNQVVKTYPTMPGGEPRSYPSSGSAVLLPLHVKKGVVDAYEVLVCGGAHKEAFNNALNGKFDEALGDCGRIKISDPNPQWVMEAMPGPRVMGDMVLLPNGHVLIINGATKGVAGWDLGRDPAFHPVIYRPDNKIGSRFEEQNPSDIPRVYHSTAVLLRDGRVLVAGSNPHEKYEFGNVLFPTELRVESFSPDYLEPVSADSRPEITAPNNNLEMQYGKHFDISFTVKGPVDPNMISVTMLAPPFNTHSFSMNQRLLFLDSDVPVKDAGENSYTVGVTAPPSANIAPGGYYLVFVVHKDVPSPGIWAKIE